A section of the Methanosarcina mazei S-6 genome encodes:
- the gyrA gene encoding DNA gyrase subunit A yields MDTGPEEPEDEEPVRAGVTPILIDDEMKRSYINYAMSVIVGRALPDARDGLKPVHRRILFSMNESGITHDKPYKKSARIVGDVLGKYHPHGDSAVYDTIVRMVQDFSLRYPLIDGQGNFGSIDGDSAAAMRYTEVRMDRIAEEMLVDIEKETVPFIPNYDGSLKEPEVLPARLPNLLINGSTGIAVGMATNMPPHNISEVIDGILMLIENPETQISELMTVIKGPDFPTGAHILGTAGIRSAYMTGRGPIRMRAVAEIQELKKDRQQIIVTELPYQVNKAKLIENIAQLVREKVINGISDLRDESDREGIRVVVELSRGVNPNVVLNQLYKHTQMATTFGVINLALVDGKPKELNLKQLLEIYLEYRMEIIQKRTLYDLRKSEERAHILEGLRIALDNIDAVVALIKGSANADQAKQGLIDNFALDEVQAKAILEMRLQRLTGLETRKILDELEALVKQIEELRKILASDELKYEIIRTELSELKDKYGDIRRTRIVHNTENVTDEDLIPEEDVVVTITNSGYIKRIPLDTYTMQRRGGRGIIGMEMKEEDFVENLFISSTHNYILFFTNRGRLYWQKVYEIPEGSRQSRGKAIVNLLELQEGEMVNAMISVEEFAEDKYLFMATRAGTVKKTPLSEFRNPRRAGIIAVSLDEGDELVKVLLTDGKQEIMMVSKKGKAIRFSEEDVRPMGRTARGVRGMTLEGPDDEVVSLDLVDETTTLLTVTDNGFGKRTEYSQYPVHRRGGKGVITIVTNLRNGFVSNVKSVAEDDELMFTSAEGIIIRIPAKDISIQGRNTQGVRVMNIKSGDKVGGMARIKNGKEDEKLKLTALAKKAAKEKVPGSESEEDESEDLDEFEGSDEFGEEPEKEEFEDSESEDSESEDSEEEEEEEEEEEEEKEEEY; encoded by the coding sequence ATGGACACCGGTCCTGAAGAGCCTGAAGATGAGGAGCCTGTAAGAGCAGGAGTTACTCCCATCCTTATTGACGACGAGATGAAACGCTCTTACATCAATTATGCGATGAGCGTAATTGTCGGAAGGGCTCTCCCGGATGCCCGTGACGGCTTAAAGCCTGTCCACCGCAGGATCCTTTTCTCCATGAATGAGTCAGGGATCACTCATGACAAGCCTTACAAAAAATCCGCACGTATTGTGGGAGACGTTCTTGGTAAGTACCACCCTCATGGGGATTCTGCAGTTTATGACACTATTGTGCGCATGGTCCAGGACTTCTCTCTCAGGTACCCTCTGATCGACGGGCAGGGTAACTTCGGGTCAATTGACGGAGACTCGGCTGCTGCGATGCGTTACACTGAAGTCCGTATGGACAGGATCGCGGAAGAGATGCTGGTTGATATTGAGAAAGAAACCGTTCCTTTCATTCCTAACTATGACGGGTCCCTGAAAGAGCCGGAAGTCCTTCCAGCCAGGCTTCCAAACCTCCTTATAAATGGTTCAACCGGCATTGCCGTCGGAATGGCAACAAACATGCCTCCTCACAATATCAGCGAGGTTATCGACGGAATTCTGATGCTTATCGAAAACCCCGAAACACAGATTTCGGAACTGATGACCGTTATCAAGGGTCCTGACTTCCCCACAGGCGCACACATACTCGGGACAGCGGGTATAAGGTCTGCATACATGACAGGCAGAGGCCCTATAAGGATGAGGGCAGTTGCCGAAATTCAGGAGCTTAAAAAAGACAGGCAGCAGATTATAGTAACCGAACTCCCTTATCAGGTAAACAAGGCAAAGTTGATTGAAAACATCGCCCAGCTTGTAAGGGAAAAGGTGATTAACGGAATTTCCGACCTGCGTGATGAGTCTGACAGGGAAGGGATCAGGGTTGTAGTCGAGCTTTCAAGAGGTGTAAACCCCAACGTCGTCCTGAACCAGCTTTATAAACACACTCAGATGGCAACCACTTTTGGTGTTATCAACCTCGCCCTTGTTGACGGAAAGCCCAAAGAGCTGAACCTGAAACAGCTTCTCGAGATCTACCTGGAATACAGGATGGAAATTATCCAGAAGAGGACACTCTATGATCTGAGGAAGAGCGAAGAAAGGGCTCACATCCTGGAAGGGTTAAGGATTGCCCTTGACAATATAGATGCAGTTGTTGCCCTTATTAAGGGTTCTGCAAACGCCGATCAGGCAAAGCAGGGCTTAATAGACAACTTTGCTCTTGACGAGGTCCAGGCAAAAGCTATCCTTGAGATGCGCCTCCAGAGGCTTACCGGTCTTGAAACCCGGAAGATCCTTGATGAACTTGAGGCTCTCGTAAAACAGATTGAAGAACTGAGGAAGATCCTGGCAAGTGATGAACTGAAGTACGAAATTATCAGGACGGAACTTTCTGAGCTCAAGGATAAATACGGGGACATCCGCAGGACAAGGATTGTGCATAACACGGAAAATGTGACTGATGAAGACCTTATCCCTGAAGAAGATGTTGTAGTTACGATCACAAACAGCGGCTACATAAAGCGCATTCCTCTTGACACCTATACCATGCAGCGCCGTGGAGGCAGAGGGATTATCGGCATGGAAATGAAGGAGGAAGATTTTGTTGAAAACCTCTTCATTTCGTCAACCCATAACTATATCCTTTTCTTCACAAACAGGGGCAGGCTCTACTGGCAGAAGGTCTATGAGATCCCCGAGGGCTCCCGGCAGTCGAGAGGCAAAGCCATAGTAAACCTCCTTGAGCTCCAGGAAGGCGAAATGGTCAATGCCATGATTTCCGTTGAAGAATTTGCCGAAGACAAATACCTCTTTATGGCAACAAGGGCAGGAACGGTTAAGAAGACTCCACTGTCCGAGTTCAGGAACCCGAGAAGAGCAGGCATCATTGCGGTCAGCCTGGACGAAGGTGACGAGCTTGTTAAAGTCCTCCTTACCGACGGAAAGCAGGAAATCATGATGGTCTCGAAAAAAGGCAAAGCCATCCGCTTCTCAGAAGAAGATGTCCGCCCGATGGGCAGGACTGCAAGAGGAGTCCGGGGTATGACCCTTGAAGGACCGGATGACGAGGTTGTCAGCCTTGACCTGGTGGACGAGACCACAACCCTCCTTACAGTCACCGATAACGGCTTCGGGAAAAGGACGGAATACTCGCAGTACCCTGTGCACCGCCGCGGTGGAAAAGGCGTGATCACGATCGTCACAAACCTCAGGAACGGATTTGTCTCCAACGTCAAATCAGTTGCTGAAGACGATGAACTCATGTTTACGAGCGCAGAAGGAATCATTATCCGGATCCCCGCAAAAGACATCTCCATCCAGGGCAGAAACACCCAGGGTGTACGGGTTATGAACATTAAGTCCGGAGACAAAGTCGGCGGCATGGCAAGGATCAAAAACGGAAAAGAAGACGAAAAGCTGAAACTGACCGCCCTTGCTAAAAAAGCAGCAAAAGAAAAGGTACCTGGATCAGAATCCGAAGAAGACGAATCCGAAGACCTCGATGAATTCGAAGGCTCAGACGAGTTCGGGGAAGAACCGGAAAAGGAAGAATTCGAAGACTCAGAATCCGAAGACTCAGAATCCGAAGACTCAGAAGAGGAAGAAGAGGAAGAAGAGGAAGAAGAGGAAGAAAAGGAAGAGGAGTATTAA
- the gyrB gene encoding DNA topoisomerase (ATP-hydrolyzing) subunit B, translating to MSDKQVYDASHIQVLEGLEAVRKRPSMYIGSTDGRGLHHLVYEVVDNSIDEALAGFCSEIDVTINPNGSVTVIDNGRGIPIDPHPVHKKSALEVVMTILHAGGKFDKNTYKVSGGLHGVGVSVVNALSEWTEVEVSRDGKKYFQRYIRGKPESDVREIGTSDTTGTKTTFKPDTKIFETTDFQYDILLNRLRELAFLNRGLIINLKDLRSPEGQAETFNYSGGIIEFVEYLNKKKQPLHEKPIYFERQRDDMVVEIAMQYTNGYTENVYSFANNINTHEGGTHIIGFKTALTRVANDYIKANKLSKEDEKLTGDDVREGLTAIISVKLMEPQFEGQTKTKLGNSEVKGIVDSLVTDGLAEYFEENPKVANIILDKALLAQRAREAAKKARELTRRKSALEVSTLPGKLADCSNKNPAECEIYIVEGDSAGGSAKQGRDRSFQAILPLRGKILNVEKSRLAKILKNNEVISLITAIGTGVSEDFDLENARYHKIIIMTDADVDGAHIRTLLLTLFFRYMRHLIDAGYVYIAQPPLYKIKKGKMDYYAYSDKELADKLKELGEKGVAIQRYKGLGEMNPGQLWETTMDPESRTLLQVTLEDAIRADEIFRVLMGDEVEPRRNFIETHAKEVVDLDI from the coding sequence ATGAGTGATAAACAGGTTTATGACGCTTCGCACATCCAGGTTCTTGAAGGCCTGGAGGCTGTCCGAAAACGCCCGAGCATGTATATAGGGAGCACAGATGGGCGCGGGCTCCACCACCTAGTCTATGAGGTTGTAGACAACAGTATTGATGAAGCTCTTGCAGGCTTCTGTTCAGAGATCGATGTCACGATCAATCCCAATGGAAGCGTGACTGTAATTGACAATGGAAGGGGTATCCCTATCGATCCGCACCCGGTGCATAAGAAATCGGCACTTGAGGTCGTGATGACGATTTTGCACGCGGGAGGAAAATTTGACAAGAATACTTACAAGGTCTCCGGGGGCCTGCACGGGGTGGGGGTCTCGGTAGTAAATGCCCTTTCGGAATGGACCGAAGTGGAAGTAAGCAGAGATGGAAAGAAGTACTTCCAGCGTTATATCCGCGGAAAACCTGAATCCGATGTCCGGGAAATAGGAACTTCGGATACCACAGGCACAAAAACCACTTTCAAACCGGACACAAAAATCTTTGAGACAACTGACTTCCAGTATGATATCCTGTTAAATAGGCTCAGAGAACTTGCTTTTCTGAACCGCGGCCTTATAATCAATCTGAAGGATTTAAGAAGCCCCGAAGGTCAGGCAGAGACTTTCAACTATAGCGGAGGGATAATTGAGTTTGTGGAATATCTTAATAAGAAAAAACAGCCCCTCCATGAAAAACCGATCTATTTCGAAAGACAGAGAGATGATATGGTAGTGGAAATTGCAATGCAGTACACAAACGGTTACACTGAAAACGTGTACTCTTTTGCAAACAACATTAACACCCACGAAGGCGGGACCCATATTATCGGTTTTAAGACTGCCCTTACAAGGGTAGCCAACGATTACATAAAGGCCAATAAGCTCTCCAAGGAAGACGAAAAGCTGACAGGAGACGATGTAAGGGAAGGTCTGACTGCGATTATCAGTGTCAAGCTAATGGAGCCCCAGTTTGAAGGGCAGACCAAGACAAAGCTCGGAAACAGTGAGGTCAAAGGGATAGTTGACTCCCTTGTAACTGACGGGCTTGCAGAGTACTTTGAAGAAAACCCCAAAGTTGCCAATATTATCCTTGACAAAGCCCTTCTTGCCCAGAGAGCTAGAGAGGCTGCAAAGAAGGCAAGGGAACTTACGCGGAGAAAGAGTGCGCTTGAGGTCAGCACCCTGCCGGGAAAACTTGCAGACTGTTCTAATAAGAACCCTGCAGAATGTGAGATCTATATTGTTGAAGGAGACTCTGCAGGCGGTTCTGCAAAGCAGGGCAGAGACCGAAGCTTCCAGGCAATTCTGCCTCTCAGGGGCAAGATCCTTAATGTAGAAAAGTCCAGGCTTGCAAAGATCCTGAAAAACAACGAGGTCATTTCACTTATTACAGCCATAGGGACAGGAGTAAGTGAAGACTTTGATCTTGAAAACGCACGCTACCACAAAATCATTATTATGACCGATGCCGATGTGGACGGCGCTCATATCCGAACCCTTCTTCTGACCCTGTTCTTCCGTTATATGAGGCATCTGATAGATGCAGGGTACGTATACATTGCCCAGCCGCCTCTTTACAAGATAAAGAAAGGAAAAATGGATTACTATGCGTATTCGGATAAAGAGCTGGCAGATAAGTTAAAAGAACTCGGGGAGAAAGGCGTTGCCATCCAGCGTTACAAAGGTCTTGGAGAAATGAACCCTGGGCAGCTCTGGGAAACCACCATGGACCCTGAGAGCCGGACCCTTTTGCAGGTTACTCTGGAAGATGCAATCCGAGCTGACGAAATCTTCCGTGTACTTATGGGAGATGAGGTCGAACCTCGCAGAAACTTCATCGAAACACATGCAAAAGAGGTTGTGGACCTGGATATCTGA
- a CDS encoding DNA topoisomerase IV subunit A, which translates to MEGEKGSKTRKGDALAREKLLEIAEKIYNQFEEEVVPSVSLPSRTKANLEYSDESDVWVYGDRESERSAKTVKGAFQLLKTTYATDFLINEHLARNRGSTLRELYYISEGWDYAKFKEQGESDRLIEDLEILTSLQREYFHMRPEEDGATMFGPIEITEQTKRGERNIHCQKDVGEGGYQIPFNVENIEFQKHDASMIIAIETGGMYARLMENGFDEAYNAILVHLKGQPARSTRRIIKRMNEELGIPVAVFTDGDPWSYRIYASVAYGAIKSAHLSEFMATPAAKFLGLQPSDIVEYELSTDKLTEQDVSALRSELSDPRFESDYWKEQIQLQLDIGKKAEQQAFAGKGLDFVTEVYLPNRLKEMGMI; encoded by the coding sequence ATGGAAGGAGAAAAAGGCAGCAAAACAAGAAAGGGAGACGCCCTTGCCAGGGAAAAACTCCTTGAGATTGCAGAAAAGATCTATAACCAGTTTGAAGAGGAGGTTGTCCCGAGTGTCAGCCTTCCAAGCCGGACAAAAGCAAACCTGGAATATTCCGACGAGAGCGATGTCTGGGTCTACGGAGACAGGGAAAGCGAAAGAAGCGCAAAAACCGTAAAAGGTGCATTCCAGCTCCTGAAGACTACATATGCAACTGATTTTCTTATAAACGAGCATCTTGCCCGTAACCGTGGCTCAACACTTCGAGAACTTTATTATATTTCCGAAGGCTGGGACTATGCCAAATTCAAAGAACAGGGTGAAAGCGACCGCCTGATAGAGGACCTGGAAATCCTGACCAGCCTCCAGAGAGAGTATTTCCATATGCGCCCTGAAGAAGACGGAGCCACGATGTTCGGGCCGATTGAGATTACGGAACAGACAAAGCGCGGAGAGCGGAATATCCACTGCCAGAAGGATGTGGGAGAAGGTGGGTACCAGATCCCTTTCAATGTGGAAAACATAGAGTTTCAAAAGCACGATGCGAGCATGATTATTGCCATAGAAACCGGTGGTATGTATGCGCGTTTAATGGAAAACGGGTTTGATGAGGCTTATAACGCAATCCTTGTCCACCTGAAAGGTCAGCCTGCACGGTCAACCCGCAGGATAATCAAGCGCATGAACGAAGAACTCGGGATTCCCGTGGCAGTTTTTACTGACGGTGACCCTTGGTCTTACAGGATCTATGCCTCTGTTGCTTACGGAGCCATAAAAAGTGCTCACCTTTCGGAATTCATGGCAACACCGGCAGCCAAATTCCTGGGGCTTCAGCCTTCTGATATCGTGGAATACGAACTTTCAACCGATAAGCTCACAGAGCAGGACGTAAGCGCTCTCCGGAGTGAGCTTTCCGACCCGCGTTTTGAGTCCGATTACTGGAAAGAACAGATCCAGCTCCAGCTCGATATAGGGAAGAAGGCTGAACAGCAGGCTTTTGCAGGAAAAGGGCTTGACTTCGTAACCGAGGTTTATCTTCCGAACAGACTGAAAGAGATGGGCATGATTTGA
- a CDS encoding DNA topoisomerase VI subunit B: METPIAEELAKKQKSISVAEFFEKNRQILGFDSAPRSLITTVKEAVDNALDACEEAGILPDILVQVERTGPDYVTVIIEDNGPGIVREQIPKVFAKLLYGSRFHALKQSRGQQGIGISAAVLYAQMTAGRHTKILSKTSPTAPAHYYELMINTSTNEPDILVDEVRDWFRPHGTQIELEMRAAYVKGRRQSIYEYLKATAIVNPHARITLIDPDGNEEVFERATDKMPEPAEEILPHPEGIELGTLMKMLHYTERQKLAPFLRYSFCKIGLLTAEEICKAAGLDPEIDPHALGRHEARKLIEAFEKVKIMAPPTDCLSPIGEDLIYRGLEKETTVDFIATSTRKPAVYSGNPFVVEVGMAYGGNLPKEEKISIMRFANRVPLLYQQGGCVTTHAVEDIKWKQYGLNQPGGGIPVGPVILLIHVASINVPFTSESKDAIADIPVIKEEIDLAIKEVARKLKHYLSKQSNLKKRREKEIIITKVLPKLAAKVAHVLEKDVPDINPVVAKIMGNLLVHRVIKNNGDGTVDVAIKVKNFGTSAYSFRVHEMLPCKVSGAKPEPKVVTMGNDYDYVWDISASAGSSKVLSYKIESASEEELQKLPQLIVEGIEEELVTGAKAFKGV, translated from the coding sequence ATGGAAACCCCCATTGCAGAAGAACTCGCCAAAAAACAAAAATCGATAAGTGTAGCAGAATTTTTTGAAAAGAACAGGCAGATCCTGGGTTTTGATTCTGCGCCTCGAAGCCTTATAACAACCGTAAAAGAAGCAGTGGACAATGCTCTCGATGCCTGTGAGGAAGCAGGAATTCTGCCTGATATCCTTGTCCAGGTCGAGAGGACAGGACCGGACTATGTAACTGTTATTATCGAAGACAACGGTCCGGGAATTGTAAGAGAGCAGATCCCCAAAGTCTTTGCAAAACTGCTCTACGGCTCAAGGTTCCATGCCCTCAAACAGAGCAGGGGGCAGCAGGGGATAGGAATCTCGGCAGCTGTCCTCTATGCCCAGATGACAGCAGGCAGGCACACTAAAATTCTCTCAAAAACCAGCCCGACTGCTCCTGCACATTATTATGAGCTCATGATCAACACCAGCACAAATGAACCTGATATCCTTGTAGACGAGGTCAGGGACTGGTTCCGCCCGCATGGGACGCAGATTGAGCTTGAGATGAGGGCTGCATATGTAAAAGGGAGAAGGCAGTCCATTTACGAATACCTTAAAGCAACTGCAATTGTAAACCCCCATGCCAGGATAACTCTTATCGACCCTGATGGCAACGAAGAAGTTTTTGAAAGGGCTACGGATAAAATGCCTGAGCCTGCGGAAGAAATCCTGCCCCATCCTGAAGGCATTGAGCTCGGAACCCTCATGAAAATGCTCCACTACACTGAGCGCCAGAAACTTGCTCCGTTCCTGCGTTACTCTTTTTGTAAAATAGGGCTGCTTACTGCGGAGGAAATCTGTAAAGCCGCAGGGCTTGACCCGGAAATCGACCCTCATGCACTGGGCCGCCATGAGGCAAGAAAGCTGATCGAGGCTTTTGAGAAGGTAAAGATCATGGCTCCTCCGACGGACTGTCTTTCTCCTATCGGTGAAGACCTTATCTATCGGGGGCTTGAGAAAGAGACTACTGTTGATTTCATTGCTACAAGCACAAGGAAACCGGCTGTGTATTCGGGAAATCCCTTTGTGGTGGAAGTCGGGATGGCTTACGGGGGCAACCTTCCGAAAGAAGAAAAAATAAGCATCATGCGTTTTGCAAACCGTGTGCCTCTACTTTACCAGCAGGGTGGCTGTGTGACCACACATGCTGTGGAGGACATTAAGTGGAAGCAGTACGGCTTAAACCAGCCAGGAGGGGGAATTCCTGTTGGTCCTGTTATCCTCCTTATCCACGTTGCTTCCATTAACGTGCCCTTTACTTCGGAATCAAAGGACGCGATTGCAGATATTCCTGTGATTAAAGAGGAAATCGACCTTGCAATCAAAGAAGTTGCAAGGAAACTCAAGCACTACCTGAGCAAGCAGAGCAACCTCAAGAAGCGCCGGGAAAAAGAGATCATCATTACAAAGGTTCTTCCGAAATTAGCAGCAAAGGTTGCACATGTTCTGGAAAAAGACGTCCCTGACATAAATCCCGTTGTTGCAAAGATCATGGGAAACCTGCTTGTGCACAGGGTAATTAAAAACAACGGAGACGGGACTGTAGATGTGGCAATTAAGGTCAAGAACTTCGGGACTTCTGCTTATTCTTTCAGGGTACACGAAATGCTCCCCTGTAAAGTTAGCGGGGCAAAGCCAGAGCCAAAGGTTGTGACCATGGGCAATGATTACGATTATGTCTGGGACATCTCAGCGTCTGCAGGGTCTTCCAAAGTACTGAGCTATAAAATAGAATCTGCAAGCGAAGAAGAACTCCAGAAGCTTCCTCAATTGATTGTAGAAGGGATTGAAGAAGAACTGGTAACCGGGGCAAAAGCTTTCAAGGGTGTTTGA
- a CDS encoding Lrp/AsnC ligand binding domain-containing protein, with protein MINVLPGYEKAAYRELRNIEGIKDVYHVFGEYDFVVIIDVKDLSILNAVVDRIRESETVTATQTIIGAEL; from the coding sequence ATGATAAACGTGCTGCCCGGATATGAGAAAGCAGCATACAGGGAATTAAGGAATATAGAAGGAATCAAGGACGTCTACCATGTTTTTGGGGAGTATGACTTTGTCGTCATCATAGACGTTAAAGACCTGAGTATTCTCAATGCCGTGGTGGACAGGATAAGGGAAAGCGAGACTGTAACCGCAACCCAGACAATTATTGGTGCGGAACTCTGA
- a CDS encoding phospholipase C/P1 nuclease family protein: protein MLVNESLKSYEPVSVKWLSTPHKDYAYYACDGSSYRNYAKDAADDPDNGVMDPEPFYRYYNHYEDGSLHIGGAPDRCNEFADSAISAVNNGYWSTAHQRFGYSSHYLIDPGIPFHSDGVIQQGGQYIWNSYETTYHSIYENYVNGQWTSGYEFKDYVQYNTQSITVTDPEEAVEDNAEHSSQYFDYIWTEMYNDPQNFGSDIYVAYYTAQCVQECAKYAHGLYDYIM from the coding sequence ATGCTAGTCAATGAGTCTTTGAAAAGTTATGAGCCTGTCTCCGTGAAGTGGCTTTCTACCCCACATAAGGACTATGCTTACTATGCTTGTGATGGGTCTTCCTATAGGAATTATGCTAAAGATGCAGCTGACGACCCAGATAATGGTGTGATGGACCCGGAACCATTCTATAGATATTATAATCACTATGAAGATGGGTCACTGCATATTGGAGGAGCACCTGATAGGTGTAATGAGTTTGCAGATTCAGCCATTTCTGCAGTGAATAATGGATATTGGTCTACTGCACATCAAAGATTTGGTTACTCAAGTCATTATCTAATTGATCCGGGTATCCCGTTCCATAGTGATGGAGTAATCCAACAGGGTGGTCAGTACATTTGGAACTCTTATGAAACCACATACCATAGCATCTATGAGAATTATGTGAACGGCCAGTGGACTTCAGGATATGAGTTTAAGGATTATGTGCAGTATAATACTCAATCAATAACTGTAACTGATCCTGAAGAAGCGGTTGAAGACAACGCTGAGCATAGTAGCCAGTATTTTGACTATATCTGGACCGAGATGTACAATGACCCTCAAAATTTTGGCTCAGACATCTACGTAGCTTACTATACTGCCCAGTGTGTCCAAGAGTGCGCAAAATATGCCCATGGATTATATGATTATATAATGTGA